One window of Aspergillus oryzae RIB40 DNA, chromosome 3 genomic DNA carries:
- a CDS encoding uncharacterized protein (predicted protein) gives MVSTSALRSVAAVMIALAIPASAAPQPVSKRSTSELSLTAQLRLADTAIERYQLLPKDEDFVFNFTASEVPVATSQIFPALVGTGASFSIGELPGIFSEHCPGSEVALIHDHSMQHELPPSSPSCHGALCPYIRACTV, from the exons ATGGTTTCTACGTCTGCCCTGCGCTCTGTTGCCGCGGTGATGATCGCCCTTGCCATTCCAGCAAGCGCAGCACCCCAGCCGGTCAGCAAGCGCTCAACGTCTGAACTCAGCTTGACAGCTCAATTGCGACTTGCAGATAC TGCCATTGAACGTTACCAACTCCTCCcgaaagatgaagactttgtcTTCAATTTCACGGCAAGCGAGGTTCCGGTTGCCACTAGCCAGATTTTTCCTGCCCTTGTTGGCACTGGGGCTTCCTTCAGTATCGGGGAATTGCCAGGTATTTTCAGCGAGCACTGCCCTGGTTCTGAAGTTGCACTAATCCATGACCATAGCATGCAGCATGagcttcctccatcttcaccctcGTGCCACGGAGCTCTTTGCCCTTACATCAGGGCGTGTACTGTCTGA
- a CDS encoding uncharacterized protein (predicted protein): MYGLGTIHGEAGPCLRMSMFTPVVHGCVGNNQGHVVTQPVASKHGAYGTGKGLGAKANTDLIDKRNPGKIVTQRLHSVSRQSHTPTCPGISPQQIRQPLASPHDHSRAIPRTKRSTRGFHRGTIATSQLRWGDVLRKTQDSAPCEKFHHPRIEGYIEEAEEDWWYNKLCDEELEVMDIRTLNGLVKGAMGILEGAVRMDLHRDGVGSTDEEDRDEAGGTDDQH, translated from the exons ATGTACGGATTAGGAACAATACATGGTGAAG CTGGTCCTTGTTTGCGGATGTCCATGTTCACTCCG GTCGTCCATGGCTGCGTTGGAAACAACCAGGGACATGTTGTGACGCAGCCAGTAGCTTCAAAACATGGTGCTTACGGCACAGGAAAGGGCCTGGGTGCAAAAGCCAACACAGACCTCATTGATAAGCGAAATCCAGGCAAGATAGTTACGCAACGACTTCACTCAGTCAGCCGCCAGAGTCATACACCAACGTGCCCTGGAATCTCGCCTCAACA AATACGGCAACCTCTGGCGAGTCCTCATGACCACAGTCGAGCGATTCCTAGAACGAAGCGATCGACTCGTGGATTTCACCGTGGCACTATAGCAACTTCCCAATTACGGTGGGGAGAT GTGCTGAGGAAGACGCAAGATTCGGCTCCATGCGAGAAATTCCATCACCCGCGCATTGAAGGCTATATCGAAGAGGCGGAAGAAGACTGGTGGTACAATAAGCTGTGcgatgaggagctggaggtgATGGATATCAGGACGCTGAATGG GCTGGTCAAAGGAGCCATGGGCATTCTGGAAGGAGCGGTTCGAATGGATCTCCACCGTGACGGCGTTGGATCgacagacgaggaagatcgCGACGAAGCCGGTGGAACAGATGACCAGCATTGA
- a CDS encoding T6SS phospholipase effector Tle1-like catalytic domain-containing protein (uncharacterized conserved protein) yields the protein MQANRAPRQFVLCFDGTGNKFSGNESDSNVLKIFRMLDRSGGDQFHYYQPGIGTYVTSTSLSNTGRIHKIRSAYLKAKDAAIGSTLAEHVMGGYKFLMRYYRPGDDIYFFGFSRGAYVARFLAEMLDEIGLLEPGNEELLRFAWKTFAKWQQRRHNAEEKDNLSRYMEAFRETFSQPVSQIRFLGLFDTVNSVPRFENAWMQRSKFPYTARTKAKVIRHAVSIDERRAKFRQDLIGEVRPPCPTGPTSRRQQVRDHLARHHLYLPHGPVHHHRHHDKGQQKGTMGAHGAQNAEKAANGGRKHTVYRPPARRLRDDHSAQSVASAAASCSSLSLEAEEDEEQDIEEVWFPGCHADIGGGWKLEDGETYALSHAPLVWMVEKAHEAGVKFSVKKRKDFNCWHDPGCKAQGREQDRVSPENHMSNPAPIVIAPDDTDEKPDLSHFEHVLRRSSTDGKLHDCLQFRKGLPWTSVLSWKVMEYMPFRRMDLQDDGSWKPIRWPLPRGEVRDIPNDAKIHVSAINRLKFNPEYRPGNLIIGGGGRGVKIAPKECGIEDWEVAAHHGCPIQETYLRKQISHIAAA from the exons ATGCAGGCTAATAGAGCGCCAAGGCAGTTCGTTCTGTGCTTTGACGGCACGGGAAACAAATTCTCCGGCAATGAATCTGACAGCAATGTGCTCAAGATCTTCAGA ATGCTTGATCGCAGTGGCGGGGATCAGTTCCACTATTATCAGCCCGGAATTGGGACATATGTGACTTCGACCTCGCTGTCAAATACCGGTCGTATCCACAAAATCCGGTCTGCCTATCTCAAAGCCAAAGACGCCGCCATAGGCTCCACCTTGGCGGAACATGTCATGGGAGGCTACAAGTTCCTCATGAGATACTACAGGCCGGGCGACGATATCTATTTTTTCGGGTTTAGTCGTGGGGCATATGTCGCACGCTTTCTAGCGGAAATGTTGGATGAGATCGGCCTTCTCGAGCCAGGTAACGAAGAACTCCTCCGGTTCGCTTGGAAGACATTTGCCAAATGGCAACAACGCCGACACAAcgcagaagaaaaggacaatTTATCCAGATACATGGAGGCGTTTCGAGAAACCTTTAGCCAGCCTGTGTCCCAGATTCGCTTCTTGGGACTTTTTGATACGGTCAACAGCGTGCCCCGCTTTGAGAATGCATGGATGCAGCGCAGCAAGTTCCCCTATACTGCTCGCACCAAAGCCAAGGTGATTCGACATGCTGTCAGTATTGACGAGCGCCGGGCGAAGTTCCGGCAGGACCTGATCGGAGAAGTAAGACCGCCCTGTCCGACGGGCCCGACCTCTCGACGACAACAGGTGCGAGATCACCTTGCACGCCATCACTTATATCTCCCACACGGCCcagtccaccaccaccgtcacCATGATAAAGGGCAGCAAAAGGGAACCATGGGGGCTCATGGTGCTCAGAATGCCGAAAAGGCTGCAAATGGTGGAAGGAAACATACAGTGTATCGGCCGCCGGCACGTCGTCTTCGAGATGATCACTCAGCGCAGTCTGTAGCGAGCGCTGCAGCTAGCTGTTCGTCACTGTCGCttgaagccgaagaggatgaagagcagGATATTGAAGAGGTGTGGTTCCCCGGATGCCACGCGGACATCGGAGGAGGGTGGAAATTGGAGGATGGCGAGACGTATGCTTTAAGTCACGCCCCACTCGTTTGGATGGTAGAAAAGGCCCACGAGGCGGGTGTGAAGTTTAGcgtcaagaagaggaaggactTTAACTGCTGGCATGATCCAGGGTGTAAGGCCCAGGGCCGAGAGCAGGACAGGGTTTCCCCAGAGAATCACATGAGCAACCCAGCCCCGATTGTGATTGCACCGGACGACACAGATGAAAAGCCGGATCTTTCTCACTTCGAACATGTTCTGCGCAGATCAAGTACGGACGGAAAGCTTCATGATTGCCTTCAATTTCGTAAAGGGCTCCCATGGACCTCGGTCCTATCCTGGAAAGTGATGGAGTATATGCCTTTCCGTCGCATGGACTTACAAGACGATGGTTCCTGGAAGCCCATTCGCTGGCCCCTTCCTCGCGGTGAAGTGCGTGACATCCCTAATGATGCAAAGATCCACGTGTCAGCAATCAATCGTCTAAAGTTCAACCCAGAATATCGACCAGGGAATTTAATTATTGGTGGCGGCGGCAGAGGTGTGAAGATCGCGCCCAAGGAGTGTGGGATTGAGGATTGGGAGGTGGCCGCACACCACGGCTGTCCTATACAGGAGACATATCTTCGCAAGCAAATATCCCAcattgctgctgcttga
- a CDS encoding class I SAM-dependent methyltransferase (predicted protein) yields MRISDIKSSDWDTTASEYSKVPLEGPLLIPCKRMIDALQNALSFSSATTILDIGCGPGTAISLLIEDYGHHIPPGTRLVATDYSAGMVAETRARRDSKIRAGGDNANCWDRLDTLVVDAQDLSPFPSNSVSHIMGSLVYFMLPDPMKGLIEAHRVLQAGGVFACTSWAKVEWMELLVQAAQKVRPVVKDNNSTQPRETSLIPTHWKDAAGVREELEAAGFRDVHTEYVEFNWAVEDNSRFAEMMCTSSNPGSKMVLGDLIAEEQYHVRKEYAKILEENRNVCKGVAVLGVGRK; encoded by the exons ATGCGGATTAGTGACATAAAGTCGTCGGACTGGGACACCACCGCGTCCGAGTATTCCAAAGTCCCCCTCGAAGGGCCACTGTTGATTCCCTGTAAGCGCATGATTGACGCCTTGCAGAATGCCCTTAGCTTTTCATCGGCCACAACAATCTTAGACATTGGATGTGGCCCCGGCACCGCCATCAGTTTGCTGATCGAAGACTACGGCCACCATATTCCACCAGGAACTCGACTGGTCGCGACGGACTACTCTGCAGGCATGGTGGCAGAGACCAGAGCCAGGAGGGACTCGAAGATAAGAGCTGGGGGCGACAATGCAAATTGCTGGGATCGACTCGACacgctggtggtggatgcACAGGATCTGTCTCCATTTCCCTCGAATAGCGTCTCGCATATCATGGGGAGCCTTGTATACTTCATGCTCCCAGACCCAATGAAGGGACTGATAGAGGCTCATCGGGTACTACAAGCCGGTGGCGTCTTTGCATGTACAAGTTGGGCAAAGGTCGAGTGGATGGAACTCCTGGTTCAAGCGGCGCAAAAGGTGCGACCTGTCGTGAAGGATAATAAT TCAACCCAGCCAAGAGAGACTAGTTTGATCCCCACGCATTGGAAAGATGCTGCTGGAGTGAGGGAAGAGCTAGAAGCTGCTGGTTTCCGCGACGTGCACACCGAATACGTCGAGTTCAACTGGGCTGTTGAAGACAATAGCAGATTTGCCGAGATGATGTGCACAAGTTCCAACCCCGGTAGCAAGATGGTCTTGGGTGATCTTATTGCTGAAGAGCAATATCATGTTCGTAAAGAGTATGCGAAAATTCTGGAGGAGAATAGGAATGTGTGCAAAGGTGTCGCGGTCCTGGGCGTTGGCAGGAAATAG